Proteins encoded in a region of the Halorhabdus tiamatea SARL4B genome:
- a CDS encoding DNA-binding protein, which yields MSSNNASGKVVSVDEQAFEKAGGQAVDEDGFPVVDETPEFEAAVEQETQAKVDANHPDGIADTSQDRIHGVTLEQEERIRAREAELERISAQAELGTQDGREQRTREVVSEQCGRDEPAPAERTDPREKLTQEELAEVNEQAMRISDEVKGGWSRAVVAKQLADKVQRGRDVTKAVLETLEELKAAPGAIVPIADVPDVPVGEVTVEGTIETLWEPSSSSIQQVGLIADDSGKIKFTCWEKSQQTVVREGQTVRFRAAAKNWYEGRCSIALTGWSRIEFPERGRWWEE from the coding sequence ATGTCTAGTAACAACGCTAGCGGAAAGGTCGTTTCGGTCGATGAACAGGCATTCGAGAAAGCGGGCGGTCAGGCGGTCGATGAAGACGGCTTCCCGGTCGTCGACGAGACGCCGGAGTTCGAGGCCGCGGTCGAGCAGGAGACGCAGGCGAAGGTGGATGCGAACCACCCGGACGGGATCGCGGACACGAGCCAGGATCGGATTCACGGTGTCACCCTCGAACAGGAGGAGCGCATTCGGGCGCGGGAAGCCGAACTGGAGCGCATCAGTGCCCAGGCCGAGCTGGGAACGCAGGACGGTCGGGAGCAGCGCACGCGGGAGGTCGTCAGCGAGCAGTGTGGTCGTGACGAGCCAGCGCCGGCGGAGCGCACGGATCCCCGAGAGAAGCTGACGCAAGAGGAACTCGCGGAGGTCAACGAGCAAGCAATGCGAATCAGCGACGAAGTGAAGGGCGGCTGGTCGAGAGCGGTCGTCGCGAAGCAGCTGGCCGATAAGGTGCAGCGCGGTCGGGACGTCACGAAGGCGGTGCTAGAGACCCTTGAGGAGTTGAAGGCGGCGCCGGGGGCGATCGTGCCCATCGCGGACGTGCCGGACGTCCCGGTCGGTGAGGTCACGGTCGAAGGAACAATCGAGACCCTCTGGGAGCCTTCCTCCTCAAGCATCCAGCAAGTCGGGCTGATAGCGGATGATAGCGGGAAAATCAAGTTCACCTGCTGGGAGAAATCGCAGCAGACGGTGGTGCGTGAAGGTCAGACAGTGCGGTTCCGGGCAGCAGCCAAGAACTGGTACGAAGGCCGGTGCTCAATCGCGCTGACCGGGTGGTCTCGGATCGAGTTCCCGGAGCGCGGTCGGTGGTGGGAAGAGTAG
- a CDS encoding HalOD1 output domain-containing protein, translating to MHSPPADSSGGPNDLVVEIIETLETCGLEDDGYQLHDYVDIDALEQLLASSDGDIAVQFTVEGIPLEVSPDSVDVIVEDESGCVNE from the coding sequence ATGCATTCCCCTCCAGCGGACAGTTCGGGCGGACCGAATGACCTCGTCGTCGAGATCATCGAGACACTGGAGACATGCGGGCTCGAAGACGACGGCTATCAACTCCACGATTACGTGGACATCGATGCGCTCGAACAGTTGCTTGCCTCATCCGATGGGGACATCGCCGTCCAGTTTACTGTCGAAGGGATTCCACTCGAGGTCTCACCGGACAGTGTCGACGTCATCGTCGAGGATGAGTCCGGGTGCGTCAACGAATAA
- a CDS encoding winged helix-turn-helix domain-containing protein, whose amino-acid sequence MRFDADWMSRADDRILEHLSEDGPDTPKEMADSDRVRFSRQHINARCKTLVEYGLLVHLGNGVYDITREGEQYLAGDLDARDLDPE is encoded by the coding sequence ATGCGCTTTGACGCCGACTGGATGTCTCGCGCCGATGACCGCATTCTGGAGCATCTCTCTGAGGACGGCCCTGATACCCCCAAGGAAATGGCTGATAGCGACCGCGTCCGGTTCTCCCGGCAACACATCAACGCCCGCTGCAAGACGCTTGTCGAATATGGACTCCTCGTCCACCTCGGCAACGGTGTCTACGACATCACACGAGAGGGCGAGCAGTATCTCGCCGGCGACCTCGACGCTCGTGACCTCGACCCCGAATAG
- a CDS encoding DUF7437 domain-containing protein, whose protein sequence is MSRTSNRADGDVIRDFLSVAALLEEPALAQLYAYLAREGEATVQELMDALDLAQGTAYSYVNRLVDAGVIEAISEEQPRRYVAREIDLTVTTAASDREYTITPALIDAVGRRATDDDIDTYIDRHGISGLATALTYAVDRERGEITHRLMAQDLDISSLAAEIILQALRPVVLEHYDIEEAGSGLDELDVGDGTSDA, encoded by the coding sequence ATGTCACGCACCTCGAACCGGGCCGACGGCGACGTCATCCGCGACTTCCTCTCGGTCGCGGCCCTCCTCGAAGAACCAGCCCTCGCCCAGCTGTATGCGTATCTCGCTCGTGAGGGCGAGGCGACCGTCCAGGAACTGATGGACGCCCTCGACCTCGCGCAGGGCACAGCCTACAGCTACGTCAACCGGCTCGTCGACGCCGGCGTCATCGAGGCAATCAGCGAGGAACAGCCCCGGCGGTACGTTGCGCGGGAGATCGACTTAACCGTGACAACGGCCGCTAGCGACCGTGAGTACACGATCACGCCGGCGCTCATCGATGCCGTTGGCCGACGAGCAACCGACGACGACATCGATACGTACATCGACCGGCATGGAATCTCCGGGTTGGCGACGGCGCTCACCTATGCTGTCGACCGCGAACGGGGCGAGATCACCCACCGCCTGATGGCCCAGGATCTCGATATCTCGTCGCTCGCCGCCGAGATCATTCTGCAGGCACTCCGGCCCGTCGTCCTCGAGCACTACGACATCGAGGAAGCTGGATCTGGTCTCGACGAATTGGACGTCGGCGACGGCACTAGCGACGCGTGA
- a CDS encoding DUF7558 family protein: protein MQQTLSGCAFCDAPPSAERGEAHTWGKDERVTSPICIECAVQERSDPKDRDHFACDGCGLVVDTLAALTRFRVELGHLEGPLHLCVRCSPGGPATYWTRNLDDHLVSTPESEVS, encoded by the coding sequence ATGCAGCAGACACTCTCCGGCTGTGCGTTCTGTGACGCCCCGCCAAGCGCCGAGCGAGGGGAGGCCCATACGTGGGGGAAAGACGAACGAGTGACCTCCCCGATCTGTATCGAGTGTGCTGTTCAGGAGCGGTCCGATCCCAAGGACCGGGATCACTTTGCCTGTGACGGCTGTGGCCTTGTCGTCGACACGCTCGCTGCGCTCACTCGGTTCCGCGTGGAACTTGGGCATCTCGAGGGGCCGCTACACCTCTGTGTCCGCTGTAGTCCTGGTGGACCAGCAACGTACTGGACGCGGAATCTCGACGACCATCTCGTCTCGACGCCCGAGTCGGAGGTGAGCTGA
- a CDS encoding MBL fold metallo-hydrolase, with protein MEIQFQHANPYAGRESVVLRIDGLLADQTVCVLVDAGQDVSTDALLDADADEYLAAICLTHAHLDHYQSLGDALAHGAPVYAATETAIMLEDVFAAGADHYDLSNTDRVLDQLEPIAEWTQIVSGLRVHPVPAGHTPGAAGFLFEVTADDERRTILVTGDFTTRRAAGYPGFDLDLPVDVDVLVLTAATSEDFEATLTDAVGTICERVWAGSTVLTTASGLTGLHLAYLLGHLADQWDERLPITLAGHVAKLYDRLEYTVPNVETTAEFADPAAVLEADGVTIAGPEVPIDGSAERLFETIADDPGATLVQLINGGTDPVTSAACTTHHFSLSNHPTPQTIDDVVEALSPVHVVITHQQGAAANQYKDKYASYVWATDDTACYTLLDESVWTPPPWVTESTKRRVQSGTTTMGGTLGDALADEDIPLPSVTRHDDADLESEGLDLAALRDRLSVEPEAQAHQETATTQQDADGRRDATGSALADGSAEDWAATGDDPDIETALARMDARLDRIEAAVTDRGVDARVVDAGDGTLLLRLEDPPDDLEHGQRLRVVFPGGRASDAADDHADQDS; from the coding sequence ATGGAGATCCAGTTCCAGCACGCGAACCCGTATGCCGGGCGCGAATCCGTCGTTCTGCGGATTGATGGGTTGCTTGCCGACCAGACGGTCTGCGTGCTCGTCGATGCTGGACAGGACGTCTCGACCGACGCTCTCCTCGACGCCGACGCCGACGAATATCTCGCCGCGATCTGTCTCACCCATGCCCACCTCGATCACTACCAGTCGCTCGGCGACGCCCTCGCCCACGGCGCGCCGGTGTACGCCGCCACCGAGACGGCCATCATGCTCGAGGACGTCTTCGCCGCCGGGGCAGACCACTACGACCTCTCGAACACGGATCGCGTGCTCGACCAGCTGGAACCGATCGCGGAGTGGACGCAGATCGTGTCCGGCCTCCGCGTCCATCCCGTGCCGGCCGGCCACACGCCGGGCGCAGCGGGCTTCCTCTTCGAGGTCACGGCCGACGACGAGCGTCGAACGATCCTCGTCACCGGTGATTTCACGACCCGACGCGCCGCCGGCTATCCCGGCTTCGATCTCGACCTCCCTGTGGACGTCGACGTCCTCGTCCTGACCGCTGCGACCAGCGAGGACTTCGAAGCGACGCTCACCGACGCCGTCGGGACGATCTGTGAACGCGTCTGGGCTGGCTCGACCGTCCTCACGACTGCCAGCGGCCTGACCGGGCTGCACCTCGCGTACCTTCTCGGCCACCTCGCCGACCAGTGGGACGAACGACTGCCCATCACGCTTGCTGGCCACGTCGCGAAGCTCTACGACCGCCTCGAGTACACCGTCCCGAACGTCGAGACGACCGCCGAGTTCGCTGACCCAGCAGCGGTCCTGGAGGCGGATGGCGTGACGATTGCCGGGCCGGAGGTGCCGATCGACGGGAGCGCCGAACGCCTCTTCGAGACGATCGCCGACGACCCCGGCGCGACACTCGTCCAACTCATTAACGGCGGGACTGATCCGGTGACGAGCGCGGCGTGTACGACCCACCACTTCTCGCTCAGCAACCACCCGACGCCGCAGACGATCGACGACGTCGTCGAGGCGCTCTCGCCGGTCCACGTCGTCATCACGCATCAACAGGGCGCCGCCGCGAACCAGTACAAGGACAAGTACGCCAGTTACGTCTGGGCGACCGACGACACGGCCTGCTACACGCTCCTCGATGAGTCGGTCTGGACGCCGCCACCGTGGGTGACCGAATCGACGAAACGTCGGGTGCAGTCTGGGACGACCACGATGGGCGGGACGCTCGGCGACGCGCTCGCGGACGAAGATATTCCGCTGCCGTCGGTAACACGGCACGACGATGCCGATCTTGAGTCAGAAGGACTGGATCTGGCAGCGCTTCGGGACCGGCTCTCGGTGGAGCCCGAAGCGCAGGCGCACCAGGAGACAGCTACCACCCAGCAGGATGCCGACGGACGGAGAGATGCGACAGGCTCAGCGCTGGCTGACGGGTCGGCCGAGGACTGGGCGGCGACAGGCGACGACCCGGACATCGAGACGGCCCTCGCGAGAATGGATGCTCGTCTCGACCGGATCGAAGCGGCCGTCACCGACCGTGGTGTCGACGCTCGGGTCGTCGATGCGGGCGACGGCACGCTCCTGCTTCGCCTCGAAGACCCACCAGACGATCTCGAACACGGGCAACGTCTACGGGTTGTTTTCCCGGGCGGACGGGCTTCTGACGCCGCTGACGACCACGCTGACCAGGATTCATAG
- a CDS encoding phage NrS-1 polymerase family protein, with the protein MVPESSLAVSVLPEALREREQWVCWREEDRDGKPTKIPVTPGAGEFASSTESDTWSDFETALEYTETEHADGVGFVFTDDDPIVGVDLDDCRDPETGDVDDAARDIIDRLDSYTEVSPSGTGYHVLLRGELPEGRNRRGSIELYDTARFFTVTGDHVNETPTHIARRQDALAAIHREYVQDTGSDTASESEPRGATDGESATSGEVTVDVDLEDEEVLEKARNASNGEKFERLWDGNTVGYDSQSEADMALCCLLAFWTGGDRTQMDQLFRESGLLREKWDEVHYADGSTYGEKTIERAITSTSEFYEPDAGDDTADAHDPATDSSAATDTDDSERSRAYLVEKNRLLTERVDELEATLAEKNERIDTLEAEVERLTEAPTDRDQEPSNPHEATTVDSGEDGTESETASVWGRAKGLFGSSSE; encoded by the coding sequence ATGGTGCCTGAGTCGTCGCTTGCTGTCTCGGTGCTCCCCGAGGCGTTGCGCGAACGCGAGCAGTGGGTGTGCTGGCGCGAAGAGGATCGAGATGGGAAACCGACGAAGATTCCGGTGACGCCGGGGGCTGGTGAGTTCGCGTCGTCGACGGAATCCGATACTTGGAGTGATTTCGAGACGGCACTCGAGTACACCGAGACAGAGCACGCGGACGGCGTCGGGTTCGTGTTCACCGACGACGACCCCATCGTCGGCGTCGATCTGGACGACTGTCGCGATCCGGAGACCGGCGACGTCGACGATGCTGCGCGAGACATCATCGACCGATTGGACTCCTACACGGAGGTGTCGCCGTCCGGCACCGGCTATCACGTTCTCCTCAGGGGTGAACTCCCGGAGGGTCGAAATCGGCGGGGGAGCATCGAACTGTACGATACGGCGCGGTTTTTCACCGTTACCGGCGACCACGTTAACGAGACACCGACTCACATCGCCCGCCGGCAGGACGCGCTCGCGGCGATTCACCGCGAGTACGTCCAGGACACTGGCAGCGATACGGCGTCCGAGTCCGAGCCCCGTGGCGCGACTGACGGGGAGTCAGCAACGAGCGGTGAAGTAACCGTTGACGTTGACCTCGAGGATGAGGAGGTCCTCGAGAAAGCCCGGAACGCGTCGAACGGCGAGAAGTTCGAGCGGCTCTGGGACGGGAACACGGTCGGGTACGATAGCCAGTCGGAAGCCGACATGGCGCTGTGTTGTCTGCTGGCGTTCTGGACCGGCGGCGACCGGACGCAGATGGACCAACTGTTCCGTGAGTCCGGGTTGCTTCGCGAGAAGTGGGATGAGGTTCACTACGCGGATGGATCAACGTACGGAGAGAAGACCATCGAGCGAGCAATCACGAGTACCTCGGAGTTCTACGAGCCAGATGCCGGCGACGACACCGCGGACGCCCACGACCCCGCTACCGACTCGTCGGCAGCCACTGATACCGATGACTCGGAGCGGAGTCGGGCGTATTTGGTCGAGAAGAACCGGCTGCTGACCGAGCGCGTCGACGAACTCGAGGCGACACTGGCAGAGAAGAACGAGCGGATCGACACCCTCGAAGCAGAAGTCGAGCGACTCACCGAAGCACCCACAGACCGTGACCAAGAGCCAAGTAATCCCCACGAAGCGACCACTGTCGATTCTGGTGAGGACGGTACCGAGTCCGAGACAGCGTCCGTGTGGGGCCGGGCAAAAGGGTTGTTCGGGAGTAGCTCCGAGTAA
- a CDS encoding ISH3 family transposase — translation MQEPEADNEIEEEHLLNFVVNSLDEELAIDLGENVEVTTEKLYEVLAGASAGGTSINHVCETTDDSPHANTVRGHLTDQFDLDTVEVVGDALLQRDALETLPDRPVEVCADLHLDPYYGDEDETEALYSSQAKRGTTTFHAYATLYARVRNKRYTLAVRQLVAGETTSDVLAEFLELLDGLDLGVKAVYLDRGFYNSTCLGLLYAHNYAYVMPIVKWGETIQNELSRGWSREIEHDLAGEVTFPVFIDCVYQQGRYDEHGVARHGYAADAPFIDTPRDAREHYSKRFGIESSYRLAKQSLAFTSSQDAGLRLVMFVVSLLLQNSWRYLHWKYVAAPRRGGRRLWNWSFTEFCEMVLRAAWTALGVRRAVPANQSLDDRFFR, via the coding sequence GTGCAAGAACCCGAAGCAGACAACGAGATAGAGGAAGAGCACCTGCTTAATTTTGTCGTCAACAGCCTTGACGAGGAGCTTGCGATAGATCTCGGCGAAAACGTCGAAGTCACCACGGAGAAGCTGTATGAGGTCCTCGCCGGCGCCAGCGCCGGCGGGACCTCGATCAACCACGTCTGCGAAACGACAGACGACTCACCGCACGCCAACACTGTCCGGGGACATCTCACCGATCAGTTCGACCTTGACACTGTTGAGGTAGTTGGAGACGCGCTCTTGCAGCGAGATGCACTTGAGACACTCCCAGATCGACCGGTGGAGGTCTGCGCAGACCTCCACCTCGATCCCTACTACGGTGATGAGGACGAAACCGAGGCTCTGTACTCGTCGCAGGCCAAACGCGGAACAACGACGTTTCACGCGTATGCGACGCTCTACGCGCGGGTACGTAACAAGCGGTACACACTAGCGGTTCGCCAGCTCGTCGCTGGCGAAACCACCAGCGATGTCCTCGCTGAGTTTCTCGAACTCCTCGACGGCCTTGACCTCGGTGTCAAGGCCGTCTACCTCGATCGCGGATTCTACAACAGTACCTGCCTCGGACTGCTGTACGCGCACAACTACGCCTACGTCATGCCGATTGTCAAATGGGGTGAGACGATTCAAAACGAACTCAGCAGGGGCTGGAGCCGCGAGATCGAACACGATCTCGCTGGCGAGGTGACCTTTCCCGTGTTCATCGACTGCGTCTACCAGCAGGGACGATACGACGAACACGGGGTGGCGCGTCACGGCTACGCCGCTGACGCGCCGTTTATCGACACGCCGCGGGATGCCCGAGAGCATTACAGCAAGCGCTTCGGCATCGAGTCGAGTTACCGCTTAGCCAAGCAGAGCCTCGCATTCACCAGCTCTCAGGACGCTGGTCTACGGCTGGTGATGTTTGTCGTAAGCCTGCTGCTCCAGAACAGCTGGCGGTATCTCCACTGGAAGTACGTGGCGGCGCCCCGCCGCGGGGGGCGCCGCCTCTGGAACTGGTCGTTCACAGAGTTCTGTGAGATGGTGCTGCGGGCCGCCTGGACAGCGCTCGGTGTGCGCAGGGCTGTTCCAGCGAACCAGTCACTCGACGACCGGTTCTTCCGGTAG
- a CDS encoding deoxyhypusine synthase — protein sequence MDEESHDHVVPGSNEELTTPDVQGYDFRGEFDFQEMLEAYATTGFQATQLAEAIGIAEQMQDADATIYLTCTSNIISSGLREVVAYLVREGYVDVLITTAGSLAEDVIKTAKPFKMGEWDADEAALREQGINRLGNLFVPSDRYVWLEEYLYDFFEEFFADEKVRTPTAFARELGETLDDPDSVLKQAADNDVPVYCPALTDAEVGNFLYYYRQGYDSEVGIEILDDYDSLIEDGMLADTTGLIAVGGGVPKHHAIMTNLFRGGADYVVYISTGMEGDGSLSGAPPNEAVSWGKIKDDERTNYTQVEAEATLVFPLLVAGAFSE from the coding sequence ATGGACGAGGAGTCTCACGACCACGTTGTTCCGGGAAGTAATGAAGAGTTGACCACGCCAGACGTGCAGGGCTACGACTTCCGTGGCGAATTCGATTTTCAGGAGATGCTGGAAGCGTATGCAACGACGGGATTTCAGGCGACGCAACTCGCAGAGGCCATCGGCATCGCCGAGCAAATGCAAGACGCCGATGCCACGATCTATCTCACATGCACGTCGAATATCATTTCGTCGGGATTGCGTGAAGTCGTCGCCTACCTCGTTCGTGAAGGGTATGTCGACGTGCTTATCACGACAGCGGGATCGCTGGCGGAAGATGTTATCAAAACGGCGAAGCCGTTCAAAATGGGAGAGTGGGATGCGGACGAGGCCGCGCTCCGGGAACAGGGAATCAACCGTCTTGGGAATCTCTTTGTTCCTTCCGACCGATACGTCTGGTTGGAGGAGTACCTGTACGACTTCTTCGAGGAGTTCTTCGCCGACGAAAAGGTCCGGACGCCGACGGCGTTTGCCCGCGAGTTAGGGGAGACACTCGACGATCCCGATTCGGTCCTGAAGCAAGCCGCGGACAACGACGTTCCCGTGTACTGTCCGGCGCTGACGGACGCCGAAGTTGGGAACTTTCTCTACTATTACAGACAGGGATACGACTCGGAGGTCGGCATCGAAATCCTCGACGATTATGACTCGCTGATCGAGGACGGGATGCTTGCTGACACGACAGGTCTGATCGCAGTTGGAGGGGGCGTCCCGAAACACCACGCGATTATGACAAATCTGTTCCGTGGCGGGGCGGATTACGTCGTCTACATCTCGACTGGTATGGAAGGGGATGGCTCACTCTCTGGAGCGCCCCCGAACGAGGCAGTATCGTGGGGAAAGATCAAAGACGATGAGCGGACGAATTACACGCAGGTTGAAGCAGAAGCAACGCTCGTCTTCCCACTGCTTGTAGCGGGTGCTTTCAGCGAGTGA
- a CDS encoding heavy metal translocating P-type ATPase: MSTCTLCDLPVEDPIIDVAIDGEFCCRGCLEVARLVDNGEDVDLSITAVRDRVAAEDSQPDVPEGAETAYLSIDGMHCQTCEGFIELLAEEEDGVHEARASYATEMAQVVYDPAQIDRNAISAALSRLGYQAHGPDEENDSLRSRVEFGKYRAVLAAVLMMPVLILYVLFIYPVYLGIYPESFLYGSTVDAMVFGPLAVWSTLIVIGLGYPIFRGAYVSLKVGRPNMDVLIAIAVLAAYLYSLATYLTGGRDPYFDVAVMVLAIVTIGNHLESRVKRAALGNRADLTDSRVDDARRLDDDSEATETIDIEACEPGDHLLVKPGERVPVDGQIVDGTAAIDEALVTGESLPQRKSVGDTVLGGSIPTDNAVVVEVGPENTSTMDRLVELLWNVKSSATGVQHIVNRFAVLFVPFVLGLAVLTATGWFVLGNDPNTAIMVGVSVLVVSCPCSLGIATPLALAAATRDATDNRILVLNETVLERIDDSAVVVFDKTGTLTTGEMELVDVAGDDPDEVLAMAAAVERRSSHPIAAAIDDAAPPTTRSVSRFESADRTVSALVDDTRVVIGHPDSFDADEWTIPAEIETAVTDAYESGNHPTAIAWEGVVQGIVSVRDTPRENWERVVTDLTDADREIVVLTGDDERMTETFANHPAIDHVFAGVRPESKEAIVQGLRERGTTTMIGDGTNDAPALASADLGIAVSSGTDLAIEAADAVVLDDRLDAVPEVFKLASETRGRIKQNLLWAAGYNAIALPLAMTGVITPLIAAVMMAVSSLIVVFNSKRRLLSANGDQVAATDSSEGNDQLGSPAHSD, translated from the coding sequence ATGTCCACCTGTACACTCTGTGACCTCCCTGTCGAAGACCCAATCATCGACGTGGCCATCGACGGCGAGTTCTGCTGTCGGGGCTGTCTAGAGGTCGCACGCCTGGTTGACAACGGTGAGGACGTCGACCTCTCCATTACGGCCGTCCGTGACCGTGTCGCGGCCGAGGATTCCCAACCCGATGTCCCCGAGGGCGCCGAAACGGCCTACCTCTCGATCGACGGTATGCACTGTCAGACCTGCGAAGGATTCATCGAACTCCTTGCCGAGGAAGAGGACGGTGTTCACGAGGCGCGTGCGAGCTACGCCACTGAAATGGCGCAGGTGGTGTACGATCCTGCCCAGATCGACCGTAACGCGATCTCCGCTGCACTCAGTCGACTGGGCTATCAGGCCCACGGTCCCGACGAGGAAAACGACTCGCTGCGTTCGCGCGTCGAGTTCGGCAAATACCGTGCAGTGCTCGCGGCGGTACTGATGATGCCCGTGTTGATTCTCTACGTCCTGTTCATCTATCCGGTATACCTCGGCATCTATCCCGAGAGCTTTCTCTACGGGAGTACCGTTGATGCGATGGTGTTCGGGCCGCTCGCGGTCTGGAGCACACTCATCGTTATCGGGTTGGGATATCCGATCTTCCGTGGGGCCTATGTGAGCCTGAAAGTCGGTCGCCCGAACATGGACGTGTTGATCGCCATCGCGGTGCTCGCAGCGTACCTCTACTCGCTGGCCACCTACCTCACGGGCGGGCGCGACCCGTACTTCGACGTCGCAGTGATGGTGCTCGCGATCGTCACTATCGGCAACCATCTTGAGTCACGGGTCAAACGCGCTGCACTCGGCAATCGCGCTGACCTCACTGATTCACGCGTCGATGACGCCCGCCGGCTCGACGACGACAGCGAGGCCACCGAAACCATCGACATTGAAGCGTGTGAGCCTGGCGATCACCTGTTAGTCAAACCTGGCGAACGGGTCCCAGTCGACGGCCAGATCGTCGACGGGACTGCCGCGATCGACGAGGCACTCGTCACAGGTGAATCTCTCCCGCAACGGAAATCCGTCGGGGACACTGTACTCGGCGGGTCGATCCCCACAGACAATGCGGTTGTCGTCGAAGTTGGTCCAGAAAACACCAGCACGATGGATCGCCTCGTCGAACTCCTCTGGAACGTCAAGAGTTCTGCGACGGGTGTCCAGCATATTGTCAACCGCTTTGCGGTACTGTTCGTTCCGTTCGTACTCGGGCTTGCCGTGCTAACTGCCACTGGCTGGTTCGTCCTCGGCAACGACCCGAATACAGCTATAATGGTCGGTGTCTCTGTGTTAGTGGTCTCGTGTCCGTGCTCGCTCGGGATCGCGACCCCGCTTGCTCTCGCGGCGGCCACCCGCGATGCCACCGATAATCGCATACTCGTTCTCAACGAGACAGTGCTCGAGCGGATCGACGACTCCGCGGTCGTCGTGTTCGACAAGACTGGGACGCTCACCACGGGGGAGATGGAGCTTGTGGACGTCGCTGGCGACGATCCTGACGAAGTGCTTGCGATGGCGGCCGCCGTCGAACGCCGGTCAAGCCACCCCATCGCCGCTGCGATCGACGATGCCGCCCCGCCGACCACACGCTCTGTGTCGCGTTTCGAGAGCGCCGACCGTACCGTGTCAGCCCTCGTCGACGATACCCGCGTGGTTATCGGCCATCCAGACTCCTTTGACGCCGACGAGTGGACGATACCTGCAGAGATCGAGACAGCCGTCACGGACGCCTACGAATCGGGCAATCATCCGACAGCGATTGCCTGGGAGGGTGTCGTCCAGGGGATCGTCTCGGTCCGAGATACGCCGCGTGAGAACTGGGAACGCGTGGTTACCGATCTCACGGATGCGGACCGGGAAATCGTCGTGCTGACCGGCGACGACGAACGGATGACCGAAACATTTGCAAACCATCCAGCGATCGATCACGTATTTGCAGGCGTGCGCCCCGAGTCCAAGGAAGCGATCGTCCAGGGTCTCCGGGAGCGCGGGACGACGACAATGATCGGCGATGGAACGAACGACGCGCCCGCCCTCGCGAGCGCAGACCTCGGGATCGCGGTCTCGAGCGGCACCGATCTGGCGATCGAGGCGGCCGACGCGGTAGTACTGGACGACCGTCTCGACGCCGTTCCCGAGGTCTTCAAGCTGGCGAGTGAAACACGAGGCCGAATCAAACAGAACCTGCTCTGGGCGGCTGGCTACAACGCGATCGCGCTTCCACTGGCAATGACTGGCGTGATCACGCCGTTGATCGCCGCCGTTATGATGGCGGTCAGTAGTCTCATCGTCGTCTTCAACTCGAAGCGCCGCCTGCTCTCGGCGAACGGAGATCAGGTGGCTGCAACCGACTCTAGCGAAGGCAACGATCAACTTGGATCTCCCGCACACTCGGACTGA